From a single Micromonospora pallida genomic region:
- a CDS encoding type I polyketide synthase: protein MSELQERLANLPPKRLALLVLDLQKRLEAQKRSAPEPIAVVGVGCRFPGGVDSPAAYWDVLSQGVDAVGEVPADRWDVDAFFDADPDVPGKMYTRAGHFVAGVDGFDAGFFGVSPREAVSLDPQQRLLLEVAWAALEDAGQVPARLTGSRTGVFVGIGTDDYSLLLRSAGPASMDAYTGTGNAFSVAAGRLSYLLGLQGPSMAVDTACSSSLVAVHLACRSLRSGESDLALAGGVHLVLTPEGTIYLSRTKALSADGRCKTFDASADGYGRGEGCGVVVLKRLSDAQRDGDRVLAVIRGSAVNHDGPSSGLTVPNGLAQQDLIRAALADAGVAPADVDYVEAHGTGTSLGDPIEVDALAAALGKDRPAGRPLLVGSVKTNIGHLEAAAGIAGLIKLVLALRHEQVPSHLHFRTPNPHIPWDRIPIEVATGSRAWPRGGKPRVAGVSSFGMSGTNAHLVVAEAPAVPETVEARTPDRSAYVLPLSARDGAALRALVQRYVDLLDGAGAPDLVLVCAAAAVTRSHFPHRLAVVAPDAATVVSRLRGWLAGDENRSVVHGVVPVGHRPRVGWLFTGQGAQFVGMARVLYESEPVFRAELDRCAELLAAHLERPLLEVLFPSDSSDVIDQTGFTQPVLFAVEWSLAALWRHWGVQPDVVLGHSVGELVAACVAGVFGLEDGLRLVAARGELMQALPAGGSMLAVSLPEERVRPFLDGTGLVVAAVNSPTETVIAGPVEALDVVREKFTADGVKTTELHVSHAFHSPLMAPMIPAFGEAAKEISPQGPQCTVVSNVTGAVADAGYGSVDYWIEHVSAPVRFADGMRTVLDQGCDVVQEIGPHPVLLAAGRQCVDDDGSVRWLPSLRRGRDDWQQLLTAVASLYAQGVDLDWKAITDGIPTRTVDLPTYPFQRQRYWSSAAPRRPRTIEEGHPLLGRNLSSPALTGTVYETVLNPLSHPLLTEHRIYDQIVVPGAHHLVMLAAAVEGRNDAPALTDVVFPQPMLLGAEEDRFVQVVLGASADQGGPVQLVSRSADEQTWTTHATGILSEAPQAGAASPETPATIRERCAPDPDYVDWFYDTGWRDGLELESGFRWQSRIWRRDGEALCQMRAVRDADRHERYALHPGLVDASFQIVGATLPTAGREFTVYVPLGVDRFRLHRTVEGQLWGHARLRPGSDPTDETLTADVRLIDDEGRLVAESYGLHLKRAERSALLRAGQSRTPGLFHELVWQPQPLPVPAADAPGRWLVCADRPGAGSALAELLRGCGQEVVLAHPGPSTEALDDGTWQLDPSDPTRLTALLGTVTADRAVPFRGAVLLCGPGTGGAEPDLSDLTADQASTLRTALYLLRGLAALEGGGTPPKLHLVTRGACATSAASPVTVAQTPLWGLGNVIELEHPELWGGQVDLDPTATDVDAATALTGELLAPPTGDRVAVRGAERLVARLVPQPVAPASEPAVTVDADGTYLVTGGLGALGLTVARWLVARGAGHLVLVGRREPTGEAVAALDALRAAGVEVTVASADVARPDDVARLVAAVPADRPLRGVVHAAGVLADGVLLQQPWADFARVLAPKVDGGWNLHRATRDLPLDFFVLFSSAASLLGSTGQANYAAANAFLDGLAHHRRSQGLPAVSVNWGPWTEAGMAARAGQAEGRWAAQGIGGITPEQGTDALDQILRTDPAQVGVLPVTWSTYLRRFAPDDTPALLRELARTTRGPEQRTTTPPADRLPDRLAVAPPQDRLDLLRRHVRDQVVAVLGLPATYHLEPRQKLFEIGLDSLMAIELKNTLQGQLGRTLPSTVVFEYPTVEALTDYLARDVLALDLDVPEEPAPESSPRSSETVERLKDLSEDALEDLLAKKLASLAQRRRK from the coding sequence ATGAGCGAGCTACAGGAGAGGCTGGCCAACCTGCCGCCGAAGCGCCTCGCGCTGCTCGTCCTCGACCTGCAGAAGCGCCTCGAGGCGCAGAAGAGGTCCGCGCCCGAGCCGATCGCGGTGGTGGGCGTGGGCTGTCGTTTCCCGGGTGGGGTGGACTCGCCGGCGGCGTACTGGGACGTGCTGTCGCAGGGTGTGGACGCGGTCGGTGAGGTGCCGGCGGACCGGTGGGATGTTGATGCGTTCTTCGACGCCGATCCGGACGTTCCCGGGAAGATGTACACGCGGGCTGGGCATTTCGTGGCCGGGGTGGATGGTTTCGACGCGGGTTTCTTCGGGGTGTCGCCGCGTGAGGCGGTGAGTCTGGATCCGCAGCAGCGGTTGCTGCTGGAGGTGGCCTGGGCGGCCCTGGAGGATGCCGGTCAGGTGCCGGCCCGGCTGACGGGCAGCCGTACCGGGGTGTTCGTCGGCATCGGCACCGACGACTACTCGCTGCTGCTGCGGTCCGCCGGCCCGGCAAGCATGGACGCGTACACCGGCACCGGCAACGCCTTCAGCGTCGCCGCCGGACGGCTGTCGTACCTGCTGGGGTTGCAGGGACCGAGCATGGCCGTGGACACGGCATGCTCGTCGTCGCTGGTGGCGGTGCACCTGGCCTGCCGGAGCCTGCGGTCCGGCGAGTCGGATCTCGCACTCGCCGGTGGGGTCCACCTGGTCCTGACCCCCGAGGGCACCATCTACCTCTCCCGGACGAAGGCGTTGTCGGCGGACGGCCGGTGCAAGACGTTCGACGCCTCCGCCGATGGTTACGGCCGGGGTGAGGGCTGTGGTGTCGTGGTGTTGAAGCGGTTGTCGGACGCCCAGCGTGACGGTGATCGGGTGCTCGCCGTGATTCGTGGTTCGGCGGTGAACCACGATGGTCCGAGTAGTGGTCTGACCGTGCCGAATGGTCTGGCGCAGCAGGACCTGATCCGGGCGGCCCTGGCGGACGCCGGGGTCGCGCCCGCCGACGTCGACTACGTCGAGGCGCACGGCACGGGCACCTCGCTGGGCGACCCGATCGAGGTCGACGCGCTGGCCGCCGCCCTCGGCAAGGACCGGCCGGCAGGTCGTCCGCTGCTGGTGGGTTCGGTGAAGACGAACATCGGTCACCTGGAGGCCGCCGCCGGAATAGCCGGTCTGATCAAGTTGGTGTTGGCGTTGCGGCACGAGCAGGTGCCGTCGCACCTGCACTTCCGTACGCCGAACCCGCACATCCCCTGGGACCGGATCCCGATCGAGGTCGCCACCGGGTCCCGGGCGTGGCCGCGCGGCGGGAAGCCCCGGGTCGCGGGCGTGAGTTCGTTCGGGATGAGCGGTACGAACGCGCACCTCGTCGTGGCCGAGGCACCCGCCGTGCCGGAGACCGTCGAAGCGCGGACACCGGACCGTTCGGCGTACGTGCTGCCGTTGTCGGCGCGGGATGGCGCCGCGTTGCGGGCGTTGGTGCAGCGGTACGTGGATCTGCTGGACGGTGCCGGCGCTCCCGATCTCGTGTTGGTGTGTGCGGCGGCCGCGGTGACCCGCAGTCATTTCCCGCACCGTCTGGCGGTGGTGGCGCCGGACGCGGCGACGGTGGTGTCGCGGTTGCGGGGTTGGCTGGCTGGCGACGAGAACCGGTCGGTGGTGCACGGTGTGGTGCCGGTGGGCCACCGTCCCCGGGTGGGCTGGCTGTTTACGGGTCAGGGTGCGCAGTTCGTCGGGATGGCGCGTGTCCTGTACGAGTCGGAGCCGGTGTTCCGGGCCGAACTCGACCGGTGCGCCGAGCTGCTGGCGGCTCACCTCGAACGGCCGTTGCTCGAGGTGCTCTTCCCGTCCGACAGCTCGGATGTGATCGATCAGACGGGTTTCACGCAGCCGGTGTTGTTCGCGGTGGAGTGGTCTCTCGCGGCGTTGTGGCGGCACTGGGGTGTGCAGCCGGATGTCGTTCTGGGTCACAGCGTGGGTGAACTCGTCGCGGCGTGTGTGGCGGGCGTTTTCGGCCTGGAGGACGGGCTGCGTCTGGTGGCGGCTCGGGGTGAGTTGATGCAGGCGTTGCCGGCGGGTGGGTCGATGCTGGCGGTGTCGTTGCCGGAGGAGAGGGTTCGTCCGTTCCTGGACGGCACCGGTCTCGTGGTGGCGGCGGTGAACAGCCCGACCGAGACGGTGATTGCCGGTCCGGTCGAGGCGTTGGACGTTGTTCGGGAGAAGTTCACGGCCGACGGGGTGAAGACGACGGAGCTGCACGTCTCGCACGCGTTCCACTCGCCGTTGATGGCACCGATGATCCCGGCGTTCGGGGAGGCGGCCAAGGAGATCAGCCCGCAGGGTCCGCAGTGCACGGTCGTGTCGAACGTGACCGGCGCGGTGGCTGATGCCGGCTACGGATCGGTGGACTACTGGATCGAGCACGTGTCGGCTCCGGTGCGGTTCGCCGACGGTATGCGGACCGTCCTCGACCAGGGCTGCGACGTCGTGCAGGAGATCGGCCCGCACCCGGTCCTGCTGGCCGCCGGCCGGCAGTGCGTCGACGACGACGGCTCGGTGCGGTGGTTGCCGTCGTTGCGGCGGGGCCGGGACGACTGGCAGCAGCTACTCACCGCGGTCGCGAGCCTGTACGCGCAGGGCGTGGACCTGGACTGGAAGGCGATCACCGACGGCATTCCCACTCGGACGGTCGACCTGCCCACCTACCCGTTCCAACGCCAGCGCTACTGGTCGTCGGCCGCGCCCCGCCGACCCCGGACCATTGAGGAGGGCCACCCGCTGCTCGGGCGGAACCTCTCCTCGCCCGCGCTCACCGGCACGGTCTACGAGACGGTGCTCAACCCGCTGTCCCACCCGCTCCTCACCGAGCACCGCATCTACGACCAGATCGTGGTGCCCGGCGCCCACCACCTGGTGATGCTGGCCGCCGCCGTCGAGGGCCGGAACGACGCCCCGGCCCTGACCGATGTGGTCTTCCCGCAGCCGATGCTGCTCGGCGCGGAGGAGGACCGGTTCGTCCAGGTCGTCCTCGGGGCGTCCGCCGACCAGGGCGGGCCGGTCCAACTGGTTAGCCGGAGCGCCGACGAGCAGACGTGGACGACCCACGCCACCGGCATCCTGAGCGAGGCGCCGCAGGCCGGCGCGGCGTCGCCCGAGACTCCGGCGACGATCCGGGAGCGGTGCGCACCCGACCCGGACTACGTCGACTGGTTCTACGACACGGGCTGGCGGGACGGCCTGGAACTGGAGTCCGGGTTCCGCTGGCAGAGCCGGATCTGGCGGCGCGACGGCGAGGCGCTGTGCCAGATGCGCGCGGTGCGGGACGCCGACCGCCACGAGCGGTACGCCCTCCACCCGGGCCTGGTCGACGCCAGTTTCCAGATCGTCGGCGCGACCCTCCCGACCGCCGGACGCGAGTTCACCGTGTACGTGCCGCTCGGTGTGGACCGGTTCCGGCTGCACCGCACCGTCGAGGGGCAGCTCTGGGGCCACGCCCGACTGCGGCCCGGCAGCGACCCGACGGACGAGACGCTCACCGCCGACGTCCGGCTCATCGACGACGAGGGTCGCCTCGTCGCCGAGTCGTACGGGCTGCACCTGAAGCGTGCCGAACGGTCCGCGCTGCTGCGCGCTGGCCAGTCCCGCACCCCGGGGCTGTTCCACGAGCTGGTCTGGCAGCCCCAGCCGTTGCCGGTGCCCGCTGCGGACGCCCCTGGCCGGTGGCTGGTCTGCGCCGACCGGCCCGGTGCCGGATCGGCCCTGGCGGAGCTGCTCCGTGGCTGTGGGCAGGAGGTCGTCCTCGCCCACCCGGGTCCGTCCACCGAGGCGCTGGACGACGGGACCTGGCAGCTCGACCCGAGCGACCCGACCCGGCTCACCGCGCTGCTCGGCACGGTCACCGCCGACCGGGCCGTCCCGTTCCGGGGCGCGGTGCTGCTCTGCGGGCCCGGCACGGGCGGGGCCGAGCCGGACCTGTCCGACCTTACCGCCGATCAGGCGTCGACGCTGCGTACCGCGCTGTACCTGCTGCGCGGGCTGGCGGCCCTCGAAGGTGGCGGTACGCCGCCGAAGCTTCACCTGGTGACCCGGGGCGCGTGTGCGACCAGCGCCGCGTCGCCGGTGACGGTGGCGCAGACCCCGCTGTGGGGTCTGGGCAACGTCATCGAACTGGAACACCCCGAACTGTGGGGCGGACAGGTCGACCTGGACCCGACCGCCACCGACGTGGACGCGGCGACCGCCCTGACCGGGGAACTTCTCGCTCCGCCGACCGGCGACCGGGTGGCCGTACGGGGGGCGGAGCGGCTGGTCGCCCGGCTCGTACCGCAGCCGGTCGCACCCGCGTCGGAGCCGGCGGTGACCGTCGACGCCGACGGGACGTACCTCGTCACCGGTGGTCTCGGGGCGCTCGGCCTGACCGTCGCCCGCTGGCTGGTGGCGCGTGGCGCCGGGCACCTGGTTCTCGTCGGTCGACGTGAGCCCACCGGCGAGGCCGTGGCCGCGCTCGATGCGCTGCGCGCGGCGGGCGTCGAGGTCACCGTGGCGTCGGCGGACGTCGCCCGACCGGACGACGTGGCGCGACTGGTCGCGGCGGTCCCGGCCGACCGGCCGCTGCGCGGGGTGGTGCACGCGGCCGGTGTCCTGGCCGACGGCGTGCTGCTCCAGCAGCCCTGGGCGGACTTCGCCCGGGTGTTGGCGCCCAAGGTCGACGGTGGCTGGAACCTGCACCGGGCGACCCGGGACCTGCCGCTCGACTTCTTCGTGCTGTTCTCGTCGGCGGCATCCCTGCTCGGCTCCACCGGTCAAGCCAACTACGCCGCCGCCAACGCGTTCCTCGACGGGCTGGCCCACCACCGCCGGTCGCAAGGACTACCGGCGGTCAGCGTCAACTGGGGGCCGTGGACCGAGGCCGGCATGGCGGCCCGCGCCGGCCAGGCCGAGGGACGGTGGGCCGCCCAGGGCATCGGCGGGATCACTCCCGAGCAGGGCACCGACGCGCTGGACCAGATTCTGCGCACCGACCCGGCCCAGGTCGGTGTCCTGCCGGTCACCTGGTCGACGTACCTGCGGCGGTTCGCACCCGACGACACGCCGGCGCTGCTGCGGGAACTGGCTCGCACGACGCGCGGCCCGGAGCAGCGTACGACCACGCCGCCGGCGGACCGGCTGCCCGACCGGCTCGCCGTGGCCCCGCCGCAGGACCGCCTCGACCTGCTGCGCCGGCACGTACGCGACCAGGTGGTGGCGGTGCTCGGCCTGCCGGCGACCTACCACCTGGAGCCCCGGCAGAAGCTCTTCGAGATCGGCCTTGACTCGTTGATGGCGATCGAACTGAAGAACACGTTGCAGGGTCAGCTCGGGCGGACGCTGCCGTCGACGGTCGTCTTCGAGTACCCGACCGTCGAGGCCCTCACCGACTACCTGGCCCGGGACGTGCTCGCCCTGGACCTGGACGTGCCGGAGGAACCGGCACCGGAGTCGTCCCCCCGCTCCTCGGAAACCGTCGAGCGCCTCAAGGACCTCTCCGAGGACGCCCTGGAAGACCTGTTGGCGAAGAAGCTCGCATCCCTTGCTCAGCGGAGAAGGAAATGA